A section of the bacterium genome encodes:
- a CDS encoding DsrE family protein, whose protein sequence is MKILFIINDAGYGSEKAYNALRLATAMQKQQKAEIRVFLMADAVTCALPNQSTPNGYYNIENMFKGLIKDGAQVKTCGTCSDARGIRNLAIIEGVEISTMLQLSSWVTEADKVLTF, encoded by the coding sequence ATGAAAATATTATTTATTATTAATGACGCGGGATATGGTTCTGAGAAGGCGTATAACGCGCTGCGGCTGGCAACGGCCATGCAAAAACAGCAGAAGGCCGAGATCCGCGTTTTTCTCATGGCGGACGCGGTAACTTGCGCCCTGCCGAACCAGTCAACACCAAACGGTTATTACAACATCGAAAATATGTTTAAAGGCCTGATAAAAGACGGGGCGCAGGTCAAGACATGCGGGACCTGTTCCGACGCTCGCGGCATCAGAAATCTTGCTATTATCGAAGGCGTTGAAATCAGCACAATGCTGCAATTGTCGAGCTGGGTAACAGAGGCCGATAAGGTGTTG